A part of Vigna radiata var. radiata cultivar VC1973A chromosome 11, Vradiata_ver6, whole genome shotgun sequence genomic DNA contains:
- the LOC106777723 gene encoding auxin efflux carrier component 4 has protein sequence MITWKDLYTVLTAVLPLYVAMILAYGSVRWWKIFSPDQCSGINRFVAIFAVPLLSFHFISTNNPYAMNFRFIAADTLQKIMMLFALTLWTNLTKTGSLEWMITIFSLSTLPNTLVMGIPLLIAMYGDYSGSLMVQVVVLQCIIWYTLLLFLFEYRAAKILIMEQFPETAASIVSFKVDSDVVSLDGRDFLETDAEVGDDGKLHVTVRKSNASRRSFMMTPRPSNLTGAEIYSLSSSRNPTPRGSNFNHADFFSMMGYQPRHSNFTANDLFSSRGPTPRPSNFEETSTPQPVTVASPRFGFYPTQTVPAAYPPPNPEFSSAPTKPTTVTKNQNQQNPTKGAHDAKELHMFVWSSSASPVSENAGLNVFGNTDLGSSEQPDQGAKEIRMLVADNAHVQNGEANITGGLESELGGEEFKFPVNGGEQVEEEKDKEREKEGLNGLNKLGSSSTAELHPKVGGAGEPSGGGKHMPPASVMTRLILIMVWRKLIRNPNTYSSLIGVVWSLVAFRWHVHMPKIIEKSISILSDAGLGMAMFSLGLFMALQPKIIACGNSVATFAMAIRFLTGPAVMAAASIAVGLRGTLLHVAIVQAALPQGIVPFVFAKEYNVHPAILSTAVIFGMLIALPITLVYYILLGL, from the exons ATGATAACATGGAAAGACCTCTACACGGTGCTCACGGCAGTGCTGCCTCTCTATGTGGCCATGATCCTCGCCTACGGTTCCGTGCGCTGGTGGAAGATATTCTCGCCGGACCAGTGCTCCGGCATAAACCGCTTCGTCGCTATCTTTGCCGTGCCCCTCCTCTCCTTTCACTTCATCTCCACCAACAACCCCTACGCCATGAACTTCCGCTTCATCGCCGCCGACACCCTCCAGAAAATAATGATGCTCTTTGCCCTCACGCTCTGGACCAACCTCACCAAAACTGGATCGCTGGAGTGGATGATCACCATCTTCTCCCTCTCCACGCTTCCCAACACGCTCGTCATGGGCATCCCCCTCCTCATCGCCATGTACGGTGACTACTCCGGCTCCCTCATGGTTCAGGTCGTCGTGCTCCAGTGCATCATTTGGTATaccctcctcctcttcctctttgAATACCGCGCTGCCAAAATCCTCATCATGGAACAATTCCCTGAAACTGCCGCCTCCATCGTCTCCTTCAAGGTCGACTCAGACGTCGTCTCGCTCGACGGACGGGACTTTCTCGAAACAGACGCGGAGGTCGGCGACGACGGCAAGCTCCATGTCACTGTGAGGAAATCCAACGCTTCGCGACGATCCTTCATGATGACGCCGCGGCCCTCCAACCTCACCGGCGCCGAGATTTACAGCCTCAGCTCCTCGCGTAACCCCACGCCACGTGGCTCCAACTTCAACCACGCGGATTTCTTCTCCATGATGGGGTACCAACCACGCCACTCCAATTTCACCGCCAATGATTTGTTCTCTTCCCGTGGACCCACTCCACGACCTTCCAATTTCGAAGAAACCTCCACGCCTCAGCCCGTCACCGTCGCTTCTCCCCGCTTTGGGTTTTACCCGACCCAGACTGTGCCCGCTGCGTACCCACCGCCCAACCCGGAGTTTTCATCTGCTCCTACTAAACCCACAACCGTTACCAAGAACCAGAACCAGCAGAATCCCACTAAAGGTGCCCACGATGCCAAAGAGCTTCACATGTTCGTGTGGAGCTCCAGTGCGTCGCCGGTGTCGGAAAATGCGGGGCTCAACGTGTTCGGGAACACCGACCTTGGAAGCTCCGAACAACCCGACCAGGGTGCCAAGGAGATCAGGATGTTGGTGGCTGATAATGCCCACGTACAAAATGGGGAAGCAAACATCACAG GTGGTTTGGAGTCGGAACTTGGTGGGGAAGAGTTCAAGTTTCCGGTGAACGGAGGAGAACAGGTGGAGGAAGAGAAGgataaagagagagaaaaggagggGCTGAATGGACTGAACAAGTTGGGGTCGAGCTCCACGGCGGAGCTCCACCCGAAAGTTGGCGGAGCCGGCGAGCCTTCCGGCGGCGGAAAACACATGCCTCCGGCGAGTGTGATGACTCGTCTCATTTTGATAATGGTGTGGAGGAAGCTTATCCGCAACCCCAACACGTACTCCAGCCTCATTGGTGTGGTATGGTCCCTCGTTGCCTTCAG GTGGCACGTGCACATGCCCAAAATAATAGAGAAATCAATTTCTATACTGTCTGATGCTGGTCTTGGAATGGCAATGTTCAGCTTAG GTCTGTTTATGGCACTTCAACCAAAGATAATTGCATGTGGAAACTCTGTGGCTACATTTGCTATGGCTATTAGATTCCTCACTGGTCCAGCGGTTATGGCTGCAGCTTCCATCGCAGTTGGCCTCCGTGGAACTCTCCTACACGTAGCTATTGTTCAG GCTGCACTTCCTCAAGGGATTGTTCCATTTGTATTTGCTAAGGAGTACAATGTTCATCCAGCCATTCTTAGCACAGC GGTTATATTTGGGATGTTGATAGCACTTCCGATTACTCTTGTCTACTACATTCTTCTTGGTTTATGA